gtgtagcctgtgactgtggtgtagtctgtgactgtggtgtagtctgtgactgtggtgtatgtagcctgtgactgtggtgtagcctgtgactgtggtgtagcctgtgactgtggtgtagtctatgactgtggtgtagcctgtgactgtggtgtagtgtgactgtggtgtagtgtgactgtggtgtagcctgtgactggtgtagcctgtgactgtggtgtagcctgtgactgtggtgtagcctgtgactgtggtgtagtctgtgactgtggtgtagcctgtgactgtggtgtagtgtgactgtggtgtagtgtgactgtggtgtagtgtgactgtggtgtagcctgtgactgttgtgtagcctgtgactgtggtgtagtctgtgactgtggtgtagcctgtgactgtggtgtagcctgtgactgtggtgtagcctgtgactgtggtgtagtgtgactgtggtgtagcctgtaactggtgtagcctgtgactgtggtgtagtctgtgactgtggtgtagtctgtgactgtggtgtagcctgtgactgtggtgtagcctgtgactgtggtgtagtctGTGACTATGctgtagcctgtgactgtggtgtatgtagcctgtgactgtggtgtagcctgtgactgtggtatagcctgtgactgtggtgtagcctgtgactgtggtgtagtctgtgactgtggtgtagtctgtgactgtggtgtatgtagcctgtgactgtggtgtagcctgtgactgtggtatagcctgtgactgtggtgtagcctgtgactgtgctgtagcctgtgactgtgctgtagcctgtgactgtggtgtagcctgCGACTGTGCTGTAGCCTGTGACTGTGCTGTAGCCTGCTTTCgagggggattgtgtgtgtgagagtgcgttAGTTGTGACTTTAGATAGCAGTGGAACAGAAGAGCTCTGCCTGTAATAACAAGCTGTTCTTCTCTCGTGGGTTTTCAGGTGTTGACCTTCGACGTGGTCAGGAGAACCGTAAGACATCAGACATACTTCTGCACTGGAATACCTGAATAACCCAATGCACTCAAGTTTATGTGTTGGTGTAGAAAATAGATTAAGTACAGAAATTACAGACATATCATgtatctcctcttcctctcctttcttctcctcttcctctcctctcttctccccttcctctcctctcttctccccttcctatccttcctcctctccccttcctctcctctcctcttcctctcctctctcctctccccttcctctcctctcttctccccttcctctcctctcttctccccttcctctcctctcttctccccttcctctcctcgccttcctatccttccttctctccccttcctctcttctctcctctttccttcttctcgtctctctcctcctcctcctcatcctcatttcctctattctctctcctcctccttatttcctcctctcctccttatttatccccctctatcctcctccttatttatccccctctatcctctctcctcctccttatttatccccctctatcctctcttctctcctcctccttatttatccccctctatcctctcctctcctccttatttatccccctctatcctctcctctcctccttatttatccccctctatcctctcctctctcttcctccttatttatccccctctatcctctcctctcctccttatttatccccctctatcctctcctctctcctcctccttatttatccccctctatcctctcctctcctccttatttatccccctctatcctctcctctctcctcctccttatttatccccctctatcctctcctctcctctcctcctctcctttatccccctctatcctctcctctctcctcctccttatttatccccctctatcctctcctctcctctcctccttatttatccccctctatcctctcctctctcctcctccttatttatccccctctatgctctcctccttatttatccccctctatcctctcctctcctcctccttatttatccccctatatcctctcctcctccttatttatccccctctatcctctcctcctccttatttatccccctctatcctctcctcctccttatttatccccctctatcctcctctctcctcttcctccttatttatccccctctatcatctcctctcctcctccttatttatctccctctatcctctcctcctccttatctccctctatcctctcctctcctcctccttatttatccccctatatcctctcctcctccttatttatccccctctatcctctcctcctccttatttatccccctctatcctctcctcctccttatttatccccctctatcatctcctcctccttatttatccccctctatcctcctctctcctcttcctccttatttatccccctctatcatctcctctcctcctccttatttatctccctctatcctctcctcctccttatttatctccctctatcctctcctctcctccttatttatccccctctctcctctcctctctcctcctccttatttatccccctctctcctctcctctctcctcctccttatttatccccctctcctccttatttatctccctctatcctctcctcctcctccttatctccctctctcctctcctctctcctgctccccaGAACATTTTCCTTACACAAGCCCTAATGAGGTCAGCTGTCAAATCGTCTGTGTCCCTCACAGCGTAAGTCCTTCTCAATACACTTCACacattaattgattgattgataggttgtgtttgtgtgtggtcaTTTGATgaattgattgactgactgactgattgactgactgagaCCAGCAACATTAATATTGTGTTCAGAAATGTAAGACCCgtccaaaataaaataaacccCAACGTTACAGTATAACGAGAGAAGTTATTTTATTGTATATATGATTATTTTTGGGACGACAACGTATGATAGAGATTCACAGCGTTTatgtcccctctgtcctcctcagcTTTGTCAAGTTCGTGACAACCCACCACAATCACGACCCGTTCCTGACAACCCCTGTCCCCAGCAACCCTTGGATAACGGACAGTGATGAGTTCTGGCAACTCAACTCAAGAAGGTAATTTCTGGCAACTGAACACAGGTGCATAGTTTTGCTCTGGCCCAGTAGAAATACACATGATTCTACTGTTCAAAGTCTTGATTGAAGATCATGATGATTTCattagaatctctctctctcttccccatctctctctctcttccccatctctctctctcttccccatctctctctctatcttccccatctctctctctctctctcttccacatctctctctctcttccccatctctctctctcttccccatctctctctctctctctctctcttccccatctttctctctcccccatctctctctctctctcttccccatctctctctctctcttccccatctctctctctcccttccccatctctctctctcctccccatctctctctctcttccccatctctctctctcttccccatctctctctctcttccccatctctctctcttccccatctctctcgcttccccatctctctctctctcctccccatctctctctctcccttccccatctctctctctcctccccatctctctctctcccttccccatctctctctctcctccccatctctctctctcccttccccatctctctctctcccttccccatctctctctctcctccccatctctctctctctcttccccatctctctctctctcttccccatctctctctcttccccatctctctctcttccccatctctctctctctctcttccccatctctctctctctctcttccccatctctctctctctctctctcttccccatctctctctctcatctctctctctctctctcccccatctctctctctctctcccccatctctctctctctctcccccatctctctctctctcctccccatctctctctctctcctccccatctctctctcctccccccctctctctctctctccccctctctctctcttcatcagtGTGGACATCCCCACTAAGTTGAGTGTGGAGCGTTGGGTCTTGAGCTTCTGGGAGCTGATCAGTGACCCACGAGGCAGAGTCGACTTCAAGCTCTTCCTCAAGAAGGAGCACagtggtcagtacacacacatactttttccTTACACAAGCCCtaatgaggtcagaggtcaaatcGCTCCCGAGTGGcagagcggtctaaggcactgtatctcagtgctaaaggcggcgctacagaccctggttcgatcctgggctgtttCACAACCGACCTTGATCGGGAatcgggcggcgcacaattgacccagcgtcgtccgggttagggtttggccggggtagggtttggccggggtagggtttggccggggtagggttaggccgtcattgtaaataagaatgtgttcttaactggcttgccttgttaaataaaggttcaataaaatttTTTTAAAACACATCGTTTCCTCAATTCGTTTTTCCTCGATTCCTTGTGTCCTCTTTCCTTGCCTCCTCAAAGCATTAATAGTTCCTCCAACAGAGGACGCAAGGGAGGAAACgttcatcccaaatggaaccctatgtagtgcactagggaatagggagccatgtcatttaggatgcaccctatgtagtgcactagggaatagggagccatgtcATTTAGGATGTACCCTACGGTTTACCATGCATGCTGTGGTATGCAGCTCAGCTAACctagcagtgtgtgtgcgtgtgtgtgtgtgtctctgtatgtgtgtgtgtgtgtgtctgtatgtgtgtgtgtgcgtgtgtctgtatgtgtgtgtgcgcgcgcgtgtgtgtgtgtgtgtgtgtatctatgtgtgtgtgtgtgtgtgtgtgtgtgtgtgtgtgtgtgtgtgtgtgtgtgtgtgtgcgcagcggAGAACATGGCGTTCTACGAGGCAGCTGAGGAGATGAGGTGGGGAGCAGCGTCTGCCATACCAGAGAAATCCCAGTTCATCTTCAAGTGAGTTACACTGGAgaatgtgtgagacagagagaacctTAACctctgtgtgtgagacagagagaacctTAACCTCTGTGTGTGAGACAGAAAGAGTTGCTTCTTGGTTTTTaacctctgcgtgtgtgtgtgtgtatctctgtgtgtgtgtgtgtgtgtgtgcgtagcacCTTTCTGAAGCCTGGAGCTCCTCGATGGATCAACATCGATGGTCGTACCATGGGGCTGACAGTGAAGGGTCTGGTTGTTCCTCACCGCTACGTGCTGGACGCTGCCCAGACACACATCTTCCTGCTCATGaagaaggtgtgtgtgtagttagtCCCTCCTAACAGAGGGGTCAGGCTTGTTCATCACACCAGTTCACTGAACTATCTCTTTAACACAActaaacacacagtacacagagCAGGATAATATGAAGTTATGTCATGAACTACCTCTGTAACACAActaaacacacagtacacagagCAGGATAATATGAAGTTATGTCATGAACTAACACTGTAACAActaaacacacagtacacagagCAGGATAATATGAAGTTATGTCATGAACTACCTCTGTAACACAActaaacacacagtacacagagCAGGATAATATGAAGTTATGTCATGAACTACCTCTGTAACAActaaacacacagtacacagagCAGGATAATATGAAGTTATGTGTCGTGACACACGTCCGTTTCAGAACGTCAGAATGAGGAATCTCAACTCAAAAGTTTGTAACTAAGAAGTATTTGtgtataatgtcccctcctctgtctctgtcccaggataccttctaccggtccataaagacatgttttataatgtcccctcctctgtctctgtcccaggataccttctaccagtccataaagacatgttttataatgtctctgtctctgtcccaggataccttctaccagtccataaagacatgttttataatgtccccttctctgtctctgtcccaggataccttctaccagtccataaagacatgttttataatgtctctgtctctgtcccaggataccttctaccagtccataaagacatgttttataatgtcccctcctctgtctctgtcccaggataccttctaccagtccataaagatatgttttataatgtctctgtctctgtcccaggataccttctaccagtccataaagacatgttttataatgtcccctcctctgtctctgtcccaggataccttctaccagtccataaagacatgttttataatgtcccctcctctgtctctgtcccaggataccttctaccagtccataaagacatgttttataatgtcccctcctctgtctctgtcccaggataccttctaccagtctataaagacatgttttataatgtccccttctctgtctctgtcccaggataccttctaccagtccataaagacatgttttataatgtccccttctctgtctctgtcccaggataccttctaccagtccataaagacatgttttataatgtctctgtctctgtcccaggataccttctaccagtccataaagacatgttttataatgtctctgtctctgtcccaggataccttctaccggtccataaagacatgttttataatgtctctgtctctgtcccaggataccttctaccagtccataaagacatgttttataatgtcccctctgtctctgtcccaggatacgttctaccagtccataaagacatgttttataatgtcccctcctctgtctctgtcccaggatatgttctaccagtccataaagacatgttttataatgtcccctcctctgtctctgtcccaggataccttctaccggtccataaagacatgttttataatgtcccctcctctgtctctgtcccaggataccttctacttgtccataaagacatgttttataatgtcccctcctctgtctctgtcccaggataccttctaccagcccataaagacatgttttataatgtccccttctctgtctctgtcccaggataccttctaccagtccataaagacatgttttataacgtcccctcctctgtctctgtcccaggataccttctaccagtccataaagatatgttttataatgtctctgtctctgtcccaggataccttctaccagtccataaagacatgttttgtaATGTCCCCTCctatgtctctgtcccaggataccttctaccagtccataaagacatgttttataatgtcccctctgtctctgtcccaggataccttctaccagtctataaagacatgttttataatgtccccttctctgtctctgtcccaggataccttctaccagtccataaagacgtgttttataatgtctctgtctctgtcccaggataccttctaccggtccataaagacatgttttataatgtcccctcctctgtctctgtcccaggataccttctaccagtccataaagacatgttttataatgtctctgtctctgtcccaggataccttctaccagtccataaagacatgttttataatgtcccctcctctgtctctgtcccaggataccttctaccagtccataaagacatgttttataatgtcccctcctctgtctctgtcccaggataccttctaccagtccataaagacatgttttataatgtccccttctctgtctctgtcccaggataccttctaccagtccataaagacatgttttataatgtctctgtctctgtcccaggataccttctaccagtccataaagacatgttttataatgtctctgtcccaggataccttctaccagtccataaagacatgttttataatgtctctgtctctgtcccaggataccttctaccggtccataaagacatgttttataatgtctctgtctctgtcccaggataccttctaccagtccataaagacatgttttataatgtctctgtctctgtcccaggataccttctaccagtccataaagacatgttttataatgtcccctctgtctctgtcccaggatacgtt
The genomic region above belongs to Oncorhynchus clarkii lewisi isolate Uvic-CL-2024 unplaced genomic scaffold, UVic_Ocla_1.0 unplaced_contig_11079_pilon_pilon, whole genome shotgun sequence and contains:
- the LOC139397806 gene encoding regulator of G-protein signaling 9-like; this translates as QWNRRALPVITSCSSLVGFQVLTFDVVRRTNIFLTQALMRSAVKSSVSLTAFVKFVTTHHNHDPFLTTPVPSNPWITDSDEFWQLNSRSVDIPTKLSVERWVLSFWELISDPRGRVDFKLFLKKEHSAENMAFYEAAEEMRWGAASAIPEKSQFIFNTFLKPGAPRWINIDGRTMGLTVKGLVVPHRYVLDAAQTHIFLLMKKDTFYRYLKSPVHKDMQKRALVPAPHVFTDAQLEANVRNRNPGVSPILQWQQEEEEKAAAAVAARPIDVKAMVATNKLDRK